The Agromyces marinus genome window below encodes:
- a CDS encoding ABC transporter ATP-binding protein, translating into MTDLLHIDDLGVAFEERGSTTNRPVRGITLTVAAREVVGVVGETGCGKSLTGLAVLGLLPKGAVPSGRVLLKGVEQPLDGSGSARGDAVSIVFQNPGTAFNPVFTLGRQMRDVVDRHRRVDGRPLGRAASKAHILHYLEQVGLPDPERAYRSYPHELSGGMLQRAMIAMALVCEPELLVLDEPTTALDVTIAKQILELILSLRDRFGFGVLLITHNLGVVREVCDRIAVLYAGRVVETGPTDAVLQAPAHPYTRGLLGALPARHRPGDPLEAIRGAVPGNLLGLEGCSFRERCPMAVEMCASVDPVLDPVAPLHEAACIRAADIERGRS; encoded by the coding sequence ATGACCGATCTCCTGCACATCGACGACCTCGGGGTCGCGTTCGAGGAGCGCGGCTCCACCACGAATCGTCCGGTCCGGGGGATCACCCTCACCGTCGCCGCACGCGAAGTCGTCGGGGTCGTCGGCGAGACCGGGTGCGGCAAGAGCCTCACCGGGCTCGCCGTTCTGGGCCTGCTGCCGAAGGGCGCCGTTCCGAGCGGGCGCGTCCTCCTCAAGGGCGTCGAGCAGCCGCTCGACGGGAGCGGGTCGGCGCGCGGCGACGCGGTGTCGATCGTCTTCCAGAACCCCGGGACCGCCTTCAACCCGGTGTTCACGCTCGGTCGGCAGATGCGCGACGTCGTCGACCGGCATCGCAGGGTCGACGGCAGACCGCTCGGCAGGGCGGCTTCGAAGGCGCACATCCTGCACTACCTCGAACAGGTGGGGCTGCCCGACCCCGAACGCGCCTACCGGAGCTACCCGCACGAGCTCTCGGGCGGCATGCTCCAGCGGGCCATGATCGCGATGGCGCTCGTGTGCGAGCCCGAACTGCTCGTCCTCGACGAACCGACGACGGCGCTCGACGTGACGATCGCCAAGCAGATCCTCGAACTCATCCTGTCGCTCCGCGACCGGTTCGGGTTCGGCGTGCTGCTGATCACGCACAATCTGGGCGTCGTTCGCGAGGTCTGCGACCGCATCGCCGTGCTCTACGCGGGCCGTGTCGTCGAGACCGGACCCACAGATGCCGTCCTGCAGGCACCCGCCCACCCGTACACGCGCGGACTGCTGGGTGCGCTCCCGGCACGCCACCGTCCGGGGGACCCGCTCGAGGCGATCCGAGGAGCGGTCCCGGGCAACCTGCTCGGGCTCGAAGGCTGCTCCTTCCGCGAACGCTGCCCGATGGCCGTCGAGATGTGCGCCTCGGTCGACCCGGTCCTCGACCCGGTCGCGCCGTTGCATGAAGCGGCGTGCATCCGGGCCGCCGATATCGAGAGGGGACGATCGTGA
- a CDS encoding ATP-binding cassette domain-containing protein: protein MLAVENVVKVFRAHGSQVTAVDGVSFEVESGTTFGLVGESGSGKSTVARCALRLIEPTSGDSRIDGERIGALRGTAMRRLRARTGMVFQNPAAALNPRLTIEQSIAEPLRTHSDLRGRALAQRVRELLDEVGLATAHAERLPHQLSGGQCQRVGIARAVATRPKLLILDEPTSALDVSVQAQVLNLLQELRREHALTYLLISHDLDVVRYMSDTAGVMRSGRLVEVGPASRVLVRPEHEYTRRLLAAMPETPGAVPLPVPERDAPGRLAPSSRADAAADARSTEPDSSQNRIHS, encoded by the coding sequence ATGCTGGCCGTGGAGAACGTCGTCAAGGTCTTCCGCGCGCACGGGAGCCAGGTCACCGCGGTCGACGGGGTGTCGTTCGAGGTCGAGTCGGGGACGACGTTCGGGCTCGTTGGAGAGTCGGGCTCGGGCAAGAGCACGGTCGCGCGCTGCGCGTTGCGGCTCATCGAGCCGACCTCCGGTGATTCCCGGATCGACGGCGAGCGGATCGGCGCCCTCCGCGGCACGGCGATGCGTCGCCTCCGAGCGCGGACCGGCATGGTGTTCCAGAACCCGGCGGCGGCGCTGAACCCCCGGCTAACCATCGAGCAGTCGATCGCCGAGCCGTTGCGCACGCATTCGGACCTGCGAGGGCGTGCCCTCGCCCAGCGGGTCCGCGAGCTGCTCGACGAGGTCGGACTCGCGACGGCCCACGCCGAGCGGCTGCCGCACCAGCTCTCGGGCGGGCAGTGCCAGCGCGTCGGCATCGCGCGTGCGGTCGCGACCAGGCCCAAGCTCCTGATCCTCGATGAGCCGACGAGTGCGCTCGACGTCTCCGTCCAGGCGCAGGTCCTGAACCTGCTGCAGGAGCTCCGGCGCGAGCACGCCCTGACGTACCTGTTGATCTCGCACGACCTCGACGTCGTGCGGTACATGAGCGACACCGCAGGCGTCATGCGGAGCGGGCGCCTCGTCGAGGTCGGCCCGGCGTCCCGCGTCCTGGTGCGTCCGGAGCACGAGTACACCCGCCGTCTGCTCGCCGCGATGCCCGAGACGCCGGGGGCGGTCCCGCTTCCGGTGCCGGAGCGAGATGCGCCGGGGCGCCTCGCCCCGTCGTCGCGAGCGGATGCCGCCGCAGACGCACGCAGCACCGAACCCGATTCCAGCCAGAACAGGATCCACTCGTGA
- a CDS encoding serine hydrolase domain-containing protein yields MTSLLPRAPIRDDGRHREAGSRAGDLTLDNWQDAPHNRWAFAHVAELVPTAPIAHRPAVESAREVVGLEAMRSSMPDLPTRLEESYTDALVVVRDGELVAEHYREGFGPDGLHLLMSVSKSLCGLTIGTLVDEGVIDPDRRVDHYVPALAGSAYGDAKVQQVLDMTVDVDYDEDYRNPASEVQAQDRVAGWRTRLPGDPADTYAFLAALRGGGEHGVRFRYCSAGTDVLAWIVESVTGTRYADAVSERLWSRLGCRNDARITIDPGGFGFANGGISCTARDLSRVGVLMLGDGVIDGRRVVSAEWVRRTIEGGDPDAAAGSVFQRVHPGGAYSNQWWITGSDRGDFYAVGIHGQFIWVDPATRSVVVKFSSWPEPVTEGWNRLHAELFRDICDAVG; encoded by the coding sequence GTGACTTCACTCCTGCCCCGGGCCCCCATCCGGGACGACGGTCGCCACCGGGAGGCCGGCTCCCGGGCAGGCGACCTGACGCTCGACAACTGGCAGGACGCCCCGCACAACCGATGGGCGTTCGCGCACGTCGCCGAGCTCGTGCCGACGGCGCCGATCGCACACCGCCCCGCCGTGGAATCCGCTCGCGAGGTCGTCGGCTTGGAGGCGATGCGCTCATCGATGCCGGATCTGCCGACTCGCCTGGAAGAGAGCTACACCGACGCGCTGGTGGTCGTCCGCGACGGCGAGCTCGTCGCCGAGCACTACCGCGAGGGGTTCGGCCCGGACGGGCTGCACCTGCTGATGAGCGTGTCCAAGTCCCTCTGCGGGCTGACCATCGGCACCCTCGTCGATGAGGGTGTGATCGATCCGGACCGCCGCGTCGACCACTACGTGCCGGCACTCGCCGGCAGCGCGTACGGCGACGCGAAGGTCCAGCAGGTGCTGGACATGACGGTCGACGTCGACTACGACGAGGACTACCGCAACCCCGCATCGGAGGTCCAGGCGCAGGATCGGGTCGCGGGTTGGCGGACACGGCTGCCGGGGGATCCGGCCGACACGTACGCGTTCCTCGCCGCTCTCCGCGGCGGAGGCGAGCACGGTGTGCGGTTCCGGTACTGCTCGGCGGGCACCGACGTGCTCGCCTGGATCGTCGAGAGCGTGACGGGAACCCGCTACGCCGATGCCGTCTCGGAGCGTCTGTGGTCGAGGCTCGGATGCCGGAACGACGCCCGGATCACGATCGACCCGGGTGGTTTCGGGTTCGCGAACGGCGGCATCTCGTGCACGGCGCGCGACTTGAGCCGGGTGGGGGTGCTGATGCTCGGGGACGGCGTCATCGACGGGCGCCGCGTCGTGTCGGCCGAGTGGGTCCGACGCACGATCGAGGGCGGCGACCCGGATGCCGCGGCGGGCAGCGTATTCCAGCGGGTGCACCCAGGCGGTGCGTACTCGAACCAGTGGTGGATCACCGGGAGCGACCGCGGCGACTTCTACGCGGTCGGGATCCATGGTCAGTTCATCTGGGTGGATCCGGCGACGAGAAGCGTCGTCGTGAAGTTCTCCTCCTGGCCCGAGCCGGTGACCGAGGGATGGAATCGGCTGCACGCAGAGCTCTTCCGCGACATCTGCGACGCCGTCGGGTGA
- a CDS encoding MFS transporter: protein MLCTGLVAIEATILATAVPSIVADLGGFAQFPWLFSIYLLAQAVSVPLYAKLADTVGRKPIMLVGIGLFLVGSILAGFAWDMTSLIVFRAVQGIGAGAVLPVSITITGDIYTVRERARVQGYIASVWAASSVIGPALGGLFAEYLSWRWIFFVNIPLSIIAAWMLIRNYHERVERKKHRLDIAGAVVLTVGLTLLILAVLEGGQAWAWNSWQSIGAFALAAVLLVVFVLIERRAAEPVLPLWVFSRRLIVTTSLVSFGVGAVLIGLTSFVPTFLELSAGMSPLVSGLAVAALTLGWPISASQSGRLYLRIGFRSTAFVGLGITVLGTAGLVAASFAPNPVTAAIACFVVGLGLGLVASPTLIAAQSSVPWSERGVVTGANLFLRSMGSAVGVAIFGAVANSVIGATGLGAHSGAAIQAASTAVFIGVAIAAVATILGAVVMPRAHVDDIEHRPAEPVASTPTPAG from the coding sequence ATGCTGTGCACCGGGCTCGTCGCGATCGAGGCGACGATCCTCGCGACCGCGGTGCCGTCGATCGTGGCCGACCTCGGCGGGTTCGCGCAGTTCCCGTGGCTGTTCTCGATCTACCTGCTCGCGCAGGCGGTTTCGGTTCCGCTGTACGCCAAGCTGGCCGACACCGTGGGGCGCAAGCCGATCATGCTCGTGGGCATCGGGCTGTTCCTCGTCGGCTCGATCCTCGCGGGCTTCGCGTGGGACATGACCTCGCTCATCGTGTTCCGTGCCGTCCAGGGCATCGGCGCGGGAGCCGTCCTCCCGGTGTCGATCACCATCACGGGCGACATCTACACTGTGCGCGAGCGCGCGCGGGTGCAGGGCTACATCGCGAGTGTCTGGGCCGCGTCATCCGTCATCGGTCCCGCACTGGGCGGGTTGTTCGCCGAGTACCTCTCGTGGCGCTGGATCTTCTTCGTCAACATCCCGTTGAGCATCATCGCGGCGTGGATGCTGATCCGGAACTACCACGAACGCGTGGAGCGCAAGAAGCACCGCCTCGACATCGCGGGTGCGGTGGTGCTCACGGTCGGACTCACGCTGCTCATCCTCGCCGTGCTCGAGGGCGGCCAGGCGTGGGCGTGGAACTCGTGGCAGTCGATCGGCGCGTTCGCGCTGGCGGCGGTGCTGCTCGTCGTGTTCGTGCTCATCGAACGGCGAGCGGCCGAACCGGTGCTGCCGCTCTGGGTGTTCTCGCGGCGGCTGATCGTCACGACCTCGCTCGTCTCGTTCGGGGTCGGCGCGGTGCTCATCGGCCTGACCTCGTTCGTGCCGACCTTCCTCGAGCTGTCGGCCGGCATGTCGCCGCTGGTCTCCGGGCTCGCGGTCGCGGCGCTCACGCTCGGCTGGCCGATCTCGGCGTCGCAGTCGGGGCGCCTGTACCTTCGCATCGGCTTCCGCAGCACCGCGTTCGTCGGCCTGGGCATCACCGTTCTCGGCACGGCGGGGCTCGTCGCCGCATCGTTCGCGCCGAACCCGGTGACGGCCGCGATCGCGTGCTTCGTGGTCGGCCTCGGGTTGGGTCTCGTCGCATCGCCCACGCTCATCGCAGCGCAGTCCTCGGTGCCGTGGTCGGAGCGCGGTGTCGTGACCGGGGCGAACCTGTTCCTGCGTTCGATGGGCAGCGCCGTGGGCGTCGCGATCTTCGGAGCGGTCGCGAACTCGGTCATCGGCGCGACGGGGCTCGGAGCGCACTCGGGCGCGGCGATCCAGGCCGCCTCGACCGCGGTCTTCATCGGCGTCGCGATCGCCGCGGTCGCGACGATCCTCGGCGCGGTCGTGATGCCGCGCGCGCACGTCGACGACATCGAGCACCGGCCCGCCGAGCCCGTGGCATCCACGCCCACCCCTGCGGGCTGA
- a CDS encoding TetR/AcrR family transcriptional regulator yields MSGRRSSGRRPGASTTREELIDAARQEFSEHGVTGATTRRIAARAGVDPGMIRHHFGSKAGLWQAALELPVEPGRFLAAARTAPHDEVARVMLATLLRGWDSPLGGAFRAVIRSAVQDPVYADRAREFLLARAIMPVVRRVAPEAQGAAADPAVLAERASLAASQVTGLVLARYILRIEPLASAEHDWILDRIAPTVQGYLTGPLAGAPDPRS; encoded by the coding sequence ATGAGCGGCCGGCGTTCGTCGGGGCGTCGGCCCGGCGCATCGACGACGCGCGAGGAGCTCATCGACGCGGCGCGGCAGGAGTTCTCCGAGCACGGCGTGACGGGTGCCACGACGCGGCGCATCGCCGCACGGGCCGGCGTCGACCCGGGCATGATCCGGCACCACTTCGGTTCGAAGGCGGGACTCTGGCAGGCCGCGCTCGAATTGCCCGTGGAACCCGGGCGGTTCCTCGCGGCAGCACGGACCGCCCCGCACGACGAGGTCGCGAGGGTGATGCTCGCGACGCTGCTGCGCGGCTGGGATTCGCCGCTCGGCGGCGCGTTCCGCGCCGTCATCCGCAGCGCCGTGCAGGATCCGGTCTATGCCGACCGCGCCCGCGAGTTCCTGCTCGCCCGGGCGATCATGCCCGTGGTGCGCCGGGTCGCCCCCGAGGCGCAGGGCGCCGCCGCCGACCCCGCGGTCCTCGCCGAACGCGCGTCGCTCGCCGCGAGCCAGGTCACCGGCCTGGTCCTGGCGCGGTACATCCTCCGGATCGAACCGCTCGCGTCGGCCGAGCACGACTGGATCCTCGACCGCATCGCCCCGACGGTGCAGGGGTACCTCACCGGCCCGCTGGCGGGCGCTCCCGATCCGCGCTCCTGA
- a CDS encoding ATP-binding cassette domain-containing protein, with the protein MSAADAVGSGSTGAEPSVEAVTVDFGSTRALDGVTFAVPRGQVTAAVGGDGAGKSTLLRVFANRVGPSSGTVRTLPADRLGYQPATSGVWGNLSVDENVDFVGRSYGMAPAAIAARADDLLERAGLAQARARLGRDLSGGMRQKLGFVLAILHEPELVILDEPSTGVDPVSRVELWRLISGIAADGAAVLLATTYLDEAQRAASVLALDAGRVLATGTAHDIIAGVPGVIAEPPPAEASEAETPANAWRRGIRRHAWFPADAPLGGASPIARPDLEDALIALTLRDRLGGQPDAEGATDAAGEADAAASAAPARAGARHRAPDRVPARVRDRVPAEPPVLARADGATRRFGAHTAVDDMSLDVRAGEIVGLIGANGAGKTTFLRMLIGLERPDAGTTELFDGPPDNPARGRMGYVPQGLGLFRTITVDQNVEFTRRVYGGRGASLPAALDEVRGSVVNDIGLGRQRQLAFALALSHEPELLVLDEPTSGVDPLARARLWDVIHEQAAAGRGVIVTTHYLQEAEQCSRLALMSRGRLLGVGSVADLTAGTTAVLVRSDAWQEAFAALGDAGLPTMLTGRDIRVAGVPADEVRAALATRGIPASVDAVEPTLEETMVLLDHVPTEAPEPAASR; encoded by the coding sequence ATGAGCGCAGCGGATGCCGTCGGCTCCGGCTCCACGGGCGCCGAACCGTCGGTCGAGGCCGTCACGGTCGACTTCGGGAGCACGCGCGCCCTCGACGGGGTGACGTTCGCGGTTCCGCGGGGCCAGGTCACGGCCGCGGTCGGCGGCGACGGCGCGGGCAAGTCGACGCTGCTGCGCGTGTTCGCCAACCGCGTCGGCCCGTCGTCGGGGACGGTGCGCACGCTTCCCGCCGATCGCCTCGGCTACCAGCCGGCGACGTCGGGCGTGTGGGGCAACCTCTCGGTCGACGAGAACGTGGACTTCGTCGGCCGTTCCTACGGCATGGCTCCAGCGGCGATCGCCGCGCGCGCGGACGACCTGCTCGAACGCGCCGGACTCGCGCAGGCCCGCGCCCGGCTCGGTCGCGACCTGTCCGGAGGCATGCGCCAGAAGCTCGGATTCGTGCTCGCGATCCTGCATGAACCCGAGCTCGTGATCCTCGACGAGCCGAGCACGGGCGTCGACCCGGTCAGCCGCGTGGAGCTGTGGCGGCTGATCTCGGGGATCGCCGCCGACGGGGCCGCCGTGCTGCTCGCGACGACGTACCTCGACGAGGCGCAGCGCGCGGCATCCGTTCTCGCCCTCGATGCGGGGCGCGTCCTCGCGACCGGCACCGCTCACGACATCATCGCGGGCGTGCCCGGCGTGATCGCCGAACCGCCGCCGGCCGAGGCGAGCGAGGCCGAGACCCCGGCGAACGCGTGGCGGCGCGGCATCCGTCGTCACGCGTGGTTCCCGGCCGACGCCCCGCTCGGCGGGGCGAGCCCGATCGCGCGACCGGACCTCGAGGACGCGCTCATCGCGCTGACCCTGCGCGACCGGCTGGGCGGGCAGCCCGATGCCGAGGGCGCGACGGATGCCGCCGGCGAAGCGGATGCCGCGGCGAGCGCCGCGCCCGCGCGCGCCGGTGCCCGCCACCGTGCGCCCGACCGCGTGCCCGCCCGCGTGCGCGACCGGGTGCCCGCCGAACCGCCGGTGCTCGCCCGCGCCGACGGCGCCACCCGGCGCTTCGGCGCCCACACCGCGGTGGACGACATGAGCCTGGACGTGCGAGCGGGCGAGATCGTCGGTCTCATCGGGGCGAACGGTGCCGGGAAGACGACGTTCCTGCGCATGCTGATCGGTCTCGAGCGGCCGGATGCCGGGACGACCGAGCTGTTCGACGGCCCGCCCGACAACCCGGCGCGGGGGCGCATGGGCTACGTCCCGCAGGGGCTCGGGTTGTTCCGCACGATCACGGTCGACCAGAACGTCGAGTTCACGCGTCGCGTGTACGGCGGCCGGGGTGCGTCGCTGCCCGCGGCGCTCGACGAGGTTCGCGGGTCGGTCGTGAACGACATCGGGCTCGGGCGGCAGCGCCAGCTCGCGTTCGCGCTCGCGCTCAGCCACGAACCGGAACTGCTCGTGCTCGACGAGCCGACCTCGGGCGTCGACCCGCTCGCGCGTGCGCGGCTGTGGGACGTGATCCACGAGCAGGCCGCCGCGGGCCGGGGCGTCATCGTCACGACCCACTACCTCCAGGAGGCAGAGCAGTGCTCCCGGCTCGCACTGATGTCGCGCGGGCGACTGCTCGGCGTCGGGTCGGTGGCCGACCTCACCGCCGGCACGACGGCGGTGCTGGTCAGGTCGGATGCCTGGCAGGAGGCGTTCGCCGCACTCGGCGACGCCGGACTGCCGACGATGCTCACGGGGCGCGACATCCGCGTCGCGGGGGTGCCGGCCGACGAGGTCCGCGCCGCACTGGCGACGCGTGGGATCCCGGCGAGCGTCGACGCGGTCGAGCCGACCCTCGAGGAGACGATGGTGCTGCTGGACCACGTCCCGACGGAGGCCCCCGAGCCTGCGGCGTCCCGATGA